The following proteins come from a genomic window of Rattus norvegicus strain BN/NHsdMcwi chromosome 8, GRCr8, whole genome shotgun sequence:
- the LOC100360095 gene encoding Urinary protein 1-like precursor yields MGKHILLLLLGLTLLVSSLQALVCFECGNLNSMGICNFRTAVCYAHPGEVCASVLTYKDGKFVYGNQSCAECSGRTVEHGSLIVSTNCCSATSFCNIVRP; encoded by the exons ATGGGAAAGCATATCTTGCTGCTCCTACTGGGCCTGACTTTGCTGGTGAGCTCCCTGCAAG CTTTGGTGTGCTTTGAGTGTGGCAACCTCAATTCTATGGGGATTTGTAACTTTAGAACAGCTGTATGTTACGCTCATCCTGGTGAGGTTTGTGCCTCAGTTTTAACCTATAAAG ATGGAAAATTTGTATATGGAAACCAGAGCTGTGCTGAGTGCTCCGGGAGGACTGTTGAGCATGGAAGTCTGATAGTATCAACAAACTGTTGCTCAGCCACCTCTTTCTGCAATATAGTACGTCCCTGA